A segment of the Aythya fuligula isolate bAytFul2 chromosome 27, bAytFul2.pri, whole genome shotgun sequence genome:
AAGCCTGTGGCTCGCAGGTGGTTGCCGGGTAGGGTACACCACCAAGCCTTGGGGCCTGTGGAGGGTTGCAGGTGGGTTGCACCGCCGCACCCAGTGGACCGCAGGGTGTCGCTGGTGGGGATCTGCCGCCATGTCCTGGGGCCTGCCGGGGCTCGCAGGGGAGGTGCACCGGTGTGCTCAGGGGCCTGCAGAGCCTCGTGGGGGGTCTACCGGTGCACCCAGGGGTCCACTGGGACTCGTGGGGGGGTTCTCCAGTGCAGAGGGCGCGCCGCCAGGGCTCACAGTGGGAGAGTCCACCGCCGCACCCGGGGTCCCATGGTGGGTCGCCGGCGTGGGTTGACCGCCGCACTGGGGCCCCGCTGGGGCTCGCAGGGTCGGGTCCACCGGCACACCCTGTGCCCTGCCAGAGCCCGCAGGGATGGGTCCACTGGTGAGCCTGTGGATCCAGCAGGGCTCGCAGGGGGGGTTCACCAGCATGCACGGGGGCCTGCTGGGGCTTGCTAGGGGCGGTGTCCACCAGCACGCTCAGGGCCCTGCCAGGGCTCGCAGTGGGGGTTCACCAGTGTGCACAAGGCCCCACTGGGGTTCGTGGGGGGGATCCACCGGCACACCCAGTGCCCCACAGGGGCTCGCGGGGGGGTTCACCGGTGCTCACAGGGCCCCACTGGGGCTCaaaggggggtgagggggtaGTCCGCCACTGCACTGGGGGCTCGACAGGGTTTGcagggggggtccggggggtcCACCTACACCAAggtgggcttcccacaggctgcagttcttCAAGTACTTTTCCAATATGCATTTGTaccatgggatgcagtcctaCAGGAATGGACTGCTCACACATAGGCcctccagaagcagcagctccatgctccactgtggtctcctcttCAGGGGCTGCAGTCCAGCCCAGagtctgctcctgtgtgggctccccacatgctgcagcctccttaaggtcagatccacctgctctgccatgggctcctccatgggctgcagcgtggaaatCTGCTCCGCCGTGGTAtaccatgggctgcagggggacagcctgctccacgaGGGACCTCTCCAGGGGCCACGAGGGAATTTcagctctggcacctggagcacctcctgccctccttctgcatgGACcttggtggctgcagggctgtttctcactccttgctctcccagctgctgttgcatagcatttttccccctttgttaAATATCccctcacagaggcacaaacagcaatgtttttttgcttggctctgggcagcagcatgtCCCTTTGGAACCGGCTGCAACTGGCTCatatctaacatggggcagcttccagactcctcacagaggccacccctgcagccacacgctaccaaaaccttgccatgtaaacacAATAAAAGTCGCCACGTGGAGACAATGCCCTTGGAAGCTGCAGCTTTCTGGCAGAGCCACTGGACTGAATGGAACCAGGGGCCATTGTGACAATTTGTGATGGGCAGTGCTTTGGCTGCAGTGGGGGTGCTTGGTGGGGGAGGGTGTTGTATGCACCTACAATTCaaagatacatttaaaaacCCACAACTAGGCCCTGTTCACATCCCACAACCCTAAGGAAATGTCAACACCAACATGCCTTGAGCCAgaaaagtgtgtgtttttttggagggtggggagaggaaggggaggacaCAGAGAAGGAGCCTCTTTGGGTGGGAAGGATCCCAAGGAATCCAGGGGACAGGAATGCTCAAGGGGGCTATGGTATGCTGTCACTTCTGCAGATTCCTAATGCTACCTTGTATCTCAGCAACATTTTCCTCTACAAAGGCCAAGAATTCTTTCATTGTCTTCTGGACCTGCAGGGGTTGAGTGGGGAAGGGGGTGAGCGGGAGGTATGGGGGGAGAATATGGGGATTCCTTCTCACATCCAGGCCCAGGTACAGGTCCAGCATATATTGGTGGGACTCACCACCTCCAGCAGAAAAGTGTTAACCTGGAGAGCATCAGCTATCTCCTTCTGCATGGTTTCCATGTCCTCAAGGACCTGCCCTACCTGTGTGGCTGGAGGGAGACAAAAGCTCATCAATAGCAGTAGCCTCCATAGAAGTCCTCTGTCACACCATGATGTGGCGTGTCACTGTCCCCAGCATCCCCTCCAACCCCTCACCTTCCTCGTGCAGGTCCCTGAGGGTCAGCAGATACTGCAACACATCGGGCAGGCTGCTGGCTATGGGGTCCCAGTGCTGCATTAACTCATATGTCTGGTGGATCTGGAACAAGGGGTGGAAAGCAAGGAAGGTGGGTGTAAGCACAGTCTGCAGGAGGGCTCCAAATAACCTCCTCACCCCTGCTGGGTTGCTTTTGCTAGGGTCCACCCTATTTGCTCTTACCTTGCTCTGGCTGTTGGCACATTGCACCATTGCTTCATGCTCGGCAATCTCCTTCACCTTCCCCAGGATTCTCTGGGAAGCAGGGAGCTGTGAGAACCCAAATCCAGCACTGTCCACCCACAATATCATGGTTGTCACCAGTGCAGACCTGTGGCTGTCCTATGACCCTGTGCCACCCACCAGTGGACCACAGTGTACACAGCGCTGGTGGGGGGCCATAGGGCTCACCccgtccctccctccctccctccctccctctctccctccctccctccctccccatgtCTTTCCCTCCATCCCAGCCCACCTTCAGCCGGGCCTCTATTTGGTCCAGAATGACTTCATCCAAAACGTTCATCTTGGCCTGCAGGATCTGCACAGTCTCCTGGGGATGGAAAGCAGGATGGTGGGGGCCAGGCTAGTGCCCTGGGCTGCCAAGTGCCTTGGGAAGGGCATGAGTGAAATGCCCCCCACTCTGCTTCCAACTCACCAAGAGGCTGGAACCCATCGGCTCAACCAGGAGCAGATTCTGGTGCGGAGGAAAGTGGGGCATCAGTGGGGaggaatgggggggggggggggggggggaccgggacGTTTGTGGCAGTGCAGCCTGTCTCTTTACCTGGCTGATGGGCTTGAACTGCACTGTGGCTTCCAGCTGTGCCAGCCGCTTCTCCACCTCCACTATCTTTAGAAATGAGGGGTGAGAAAACAAGACAGCATTTTTTGGGCACAGTGCTCTCTATCTCCCCACACTCACCTTGGCATTCAGGGCAAATTGGTCTTGCCCTGGCCTCCAGTACACCTCAAACTTGACTGTGTCTCCAATGGATGTCAGGGCCTTGGCAGGGCTCTTCACTGGTGCTTCTTTCCTGCATTTTGCCAagtcttcagctgctgctccaggcaaCTGGgtaaggggaaaaggggggcaCAGTTCCTTGGCACCGCCCCATGGGGATGCTGGCATCCTCCCTCTACTGCCCCCCACTTGCCAAGCTGTAGCCACAGTACCTTAGGATCACAATCACTTGGCCAGCAACAGGCGCACAGGGATGGGCACAGAATCCAGACCCCATAAGGGCTGTGTGTGGGAAGCCAGTCCCCCAGAGAAGCCAAGGGGatggaggtggggagggggctggacaGATCTGCCCACTTCTTCTGCCCTTGCAGTGCTACGTAGGCCAAGGATCCTGGGGCCGGTGACTAGTTCTTGCAGATCCCAAGAATGGGGAGAAGGATGCCCACTCAGCATGGGCATGGTGTTGTGCCCTACTCTCACTCCTTACTTCCCTGCAGCAATGGCAGGCTGACAAATCAGTGGTGGGCATGTTTCCCTGGG
Coding sequences within it:
- the LOC116499408 gene encoding dynactin subunit 2-like, with amino-acid sequence MATTARPNGGGTTASPSAALTPRGTGRSLSGHGYSAPWRHGVAPAGIFVSNMNSGIKCTFSKVASGNKLCGAVNMIEGRVAIRRDLDRPEKWACANLMRFNKAKCKDEGVVISRGDKGLRAPTSVGIPDLPQAWNEPEVYETSDMPKGNQAELEALPGAAAEDLAKCRKEAPVKSPAKALTSIGDTVKFEVYWRPGQDQFALNAKIVEVEKRLAQLEATVQFKPISQNLLLVEPMGSSLLETVQILQAKMNVLDEVILDQIEARLKRILGKVKEIAEHEAMVQCANSQSKIHQTYELMQHWDPIASSLPDVLQYLLTLRDLHEEATQVGQVLEDMETMQKEIADALQVNTFLLEVVQKTMKEFLAFVEENVAEIQGSIRNLQK